GGCTCCTCTCTTGGGGCTGGAGGTATGTCAGGAGATTGTCAGGGCCCTTTGAATCTCTCTACAGCCCCTATAGGTGGTCTTCCCTCATCTCTGCTATCTCCAGCCCCTTCACATCCATCCACGTCATCCCTCAATTCCTCAAGAGAAGAACTGGAGAGTGAAGGTGGGATGATTGCCGACTGTCACGCTTCCTACTCCCACGTGCCGTCACCTCACATGCCATCTCCTCACCACGTGTCTCCCCACGTACCTTCTCCGCATCTTCAAGGACCAATGGGACCTCAAGGaataggtggtggtggtggtttagGGCCTGCAGACAGATTGGGTCCTGGTTCTTCACCTTGCCCATCCTCTGTATCGCCACAGCCCACGTCAGGTCATCAGTGGCCAACCAATGTTTGGTCAGTGTTCATGTCTGGAGTACGGGTTCATTTTGTCCTTGGTACAGGTGGTCAGGTGACTGGTGCCAGGTTAAGTGAAGAGCTCGGTCAGCTTGAACGTACACACCAGCAACGTTATGCTCCTCACGGCTTACATCTTATGCGCATTCTTCACGAGGGTCCAACTTCACATATACCAGGTTCTCCAAGTTATTGTCATCTTTATTTTAGACCAGTCATGGTTCAGCAAGAAGACATAATGGTGATAACACCACCTGATCATCCTTTCTATGTTCATGGAAAAGGTAAattttttcttgtaatatttgtGCAATGATGTATGGTTTGTAAATTCAGATTGATATACATTGGGCTACATCTTACTAAGCAAAACTAAGTTTTGATAACATTCTTGAAATGATCAaacaagttattatatataaggCTCATTCAGTTTAATGTTATTGAAATTTTCAGGTTGGTGTAGTGTATTTCCTGAGCGAGCAACAGAGAGATACAGCCTGCCTTGCCAACAGCTTCAGGAAAGTGATGTGTGTTTACCTCCTTATCATCCTGAAACTACTCAAACCCCAATACCAGTAGTGACGCCAGACCTTGCTGATGCAATGAAAAGGTATTGAAGGGTCCTTATGAGAGTTCCAGTATCATTTGTTCACTGGCATTCTCAAATTGTCTGTTCACCTTTACTTCAGTATTTATATATCCCAAGAGTTTTATTGTACAATCTGCACTATTAGGTATTTGTGATATAATGGTGTCATGTCTCTCTTAGTAGTTTTTATAATTTTGGTCAATTTTTTACAGATTTGATTTTAATGATGATCCAGTTGAAGGTGGTCCCGGCACATATTCAGCCCCCCCAAGTGCCACTTTTCCACCACACACACAGCGGACTGTCTTCCTGTCCCCGCCAGCCTCACCCTCCAAGAAAAACAGAGATGGCAGAGGTACTGGAGCTTCTGGTAGTGGTGAGGGAGGTTTACGTGCCAGGCGACCTATGAATGGTTTCATGCTTTTTGCTAAGCATCATCGACTTAAACTGATCCAGCAATATCCTGGAAAAGACAACAGGTTAGTTTTTGCAATGCACCTACAAATAATAGAATGGTGAGAAGTTTCTagacaaaaatgtttaaaaatgtagaggaaacaaGAGCAAAAGTTGACTTGAATACCCACAAATCTATCATTCAGTTTAAATATGaagtaaaaattcattttagaGAAGGAATATTATGAACCACATTTTTGCCATGATCAGTGGCTCTAGGTACAAGCAAAATAGTAATTGTTTTCATCTGTTTAGAATTTTTGATCCAGCAATAATTTCAATCAAGATTTGAATATTTGAGTCCTTGAACTAATTAAAGGCCATATAAAGAGTACTATTCATGCTAAACCActaggttttagttttaagtaggTCTATCAAAACAATTAAATATCATCAGTAGATTATCTCTAGGGATTCAAGTGTTTAGCATATTCATCACCAATACAGTACTACTATATTATGCCATGCTTTGACCGAAAAAGTACACAGTATGCTCCAACCAGCATACACAAtctgttaaaaaagaaagataaatgaggatCTGTTTTAATTGTCTGCATGAGAGTGGTTCAGTAAAAGTTCATTTCTGATATTAAACtatgattttaactttaaataaagcaGACTTGTATAAAGTGTAATACTTGTAAAGGCTTGGAAGAATGAGAATCAGATGCATTATGATAAGCCAAGAGCTTTATTGtcaattaactaataataatacagtagtaAGTGTTTTAAAGGACTTGGTACTTGCATACCATTGGGTCTGCATGGGGTAATGATGTAAGCAGTTATGGCATTGTActtgaattgataaaaatgagcGAGAACTATATTTTGAATTCAGTATATGAATTAAGCTCGTGTTTTGTGTTCTTTGATTTAGAAAAGCAACCCATAAAGTATGTTAAGGAATTGTAATTTTAGCAACCCATAAAGTATGTTAAGGAATCGTAATTTTAGCTGTTGTGTGCTAAATATTATCTGTGGCACACTGTATGGagtattttgtttatgttgttaaTGTATTTTGAAACTCTTTACAGGGCAATATCAGTTTTATTGGGAGCAATGTGGAAAGCTTTGCCAGAGGAAGACCGAGAGTCATTTAATTCAGAAGCCAGAGCACAAGCAGAGGAGAGAAAGCGGATTGATCCTGATTGCTGGAAAAGAAAGCGTTCCCATTCCACAAGCTAAGATATGTTAGATTAGGTCATTTCAATGATCTTTTTATATGCATTTAATTTATATCTACTTTTGGAACCAAGGGAACATTTGAAGCACAGCGTGTCTTCTTATTCTCTAAAGACAACTGCGCAGTGGCTTTGTCATGTATTTACCTTGGAAAAGGTAGTTCGCTGGAGGGCATCATAATCAACATagtaatattttgtgtatctGCCCTGGTATTAATCTGTCTTGCCTTTACATGTCACAGAGATTAAAAACAATGGGAACTAC
The DNA window shown above is from Macrobrachium nipponense isolate FS-2020 chromosome 30, ASM1510439v2, whole genome shotgun sequence and carries:
- the LOC135202243 gene encoding uncharacterized protein LOC135202243; amino-acid sequence: MSITMSEEERMSPDMGSDMESMSLHTSHSPSPEEPRDLSIKRKMRPVPPPLDLSKRTLEPEAMIPEFAAITTTSPKSPLTQKNLPLRKRAHSWSFQLEAQALQLPQGATHGVIKSTSEVREQSTVIPSSSSSSSSSSLRIPGLPTPHTPHTPHPHSAIPVITSRFPFSEGNSNGSSLGAGGMSGDCQGPLNLSTAPIGGLPSSLLSPAPSHPSTSSLNSSREELESEGGMIADCHASYSHVPSPHMPSPHHVSPHVPSPHLQGPMGPQGIGGGGGLGPADRLGPGSSPCPSSVSPQPTSGHQWPTNVWSVFMSGVRVHFVLGTGGQVTGARLSEELGQLERTHQQRYAPHGLHLMRILHEGPTSHIPGSPSYCHLYFRPVMVQQEDIMVITPPDHPFYVHGKGWCSVFPERATERYSLPCQQLQESDVCLPPYHPETTQTPIPVVTPDLADAMKRFDFNDDPVEGGPGTYSAPPSATFPPHTQRTVFLSPPASPSKKNRDGRGTGASGSGEGGLRARRPMNGFMLFAKHHRLKLIQQYPGKDNRAISVLLGAMWKALPEEDRESFNSEARAQAEERKRIDPDCWKRKRSHSTS